The genomic interval TGCAATCAATTCTAGGCAATACAGTTAAAGAAGACAGGTACTACTTATCCTACAAAATCCATGACGACCAAAAATCAGTTTGAGGCTTTAATGGCATCCTGTTATCTGTATTGATTTTGTTTAAACTCTGAGAGGGCAATGAGTTTGAGCAAAATAGATGATCCCTGTGATTACCGTTCATAATAGCAGTTCGCAACAATAACTTTGGCACTTTGCACTGGGAAGTTGAAATCATAGAAGCTGTGAAGCGAATCcctgtttttctttcttggatTATATGAGCCATGATAGATGATGAGCAAGTTTTGTGAATATTAAGACAtctagatttaattttaaatccatAAGGGCAATACTACCTTGCAGTATTCTGTACAATTATTTTCCCCAGATTTCCTTATACAGATAGAGAGCATCTAATAGAGAAACCAATTCATTATGCTTATAGAGAGCATCTGACCCTGTTGGCACTTCATATCCTGAGACTATCATGTCCAGGTGAAAGCAACGGGACTACGAACAAAGTGTGTCCCATCCGACCATTCCAAATGAGCGAAGCTGGTCGAACCAGATGGCATTGAAGTGGCAATGAACGTCACCGTGTAACTCTTCTTCTCATAGGCACCATTGAACGCCAGTGATTCTGGCTCAACCACAATCTTCACAGAGGGAACCTTTGATGGTGACACAACCACCTTATATGTAGCCGGTGTGCCCACATTACTCAGTGTCCTAGTGTATTTAACTGTGCTTGACACGCCAAGGCCACCCCCTTTGCCTGAAGCTGTCGTCAATGGAACAGCAAAAGATGGGTAATTAAGATCTCCCGTGCTGTAGTTCTTGCTTGAATCACAGGTGAAGTCTCTGTTTGTAGCTTTCTTAATCTGATCTGAACTATATTTTAAGGCGCATAGGAATCTTAGGTAGTCATCTACCGTGGCATCGTATACTAGGCCAGGATCAAGAGCGGCAACTGGATTCACATGTCCGGCACCGAAGTCGAAAGGTGTTGAGGCTATTCCAGAAGCAACATCTATTATGGTTTCCCCATTTTTGTATGCAGTGTAAGCTGTGGTCATGAGGGCAGACCTAATGGCTGCGGGGCTCCATTCAGGGTGAGAAGCCTTGAGGAGGGCTGCTAACCCGCTAACATGCGGGCACGACATGGATGTACCAGAAATGATATTGAAGCTTACATGCCTGGTATCATTTTCCAGCCCTGTTGGTCCGGCTTTACCTGTCCACCCAGCTAGGATATTGACTCCTGGCGCTATAAGATCCGGCTTGAGTATTCCTGGAGTGAGCGGGTTTGGACCTCTAGAACTGAATGCTGCAACCACCGGTGATGGTTGAACTCCTAAGTTTGTCTCTACTTTTCCAATTGTAGCTGTGGGATCATGACTCGAGAGGATATATTTCTTTATGGCGTCACCGGCTTTCTGACCTACAGCTGCTGTAGGCAAAAGATGCGCATCTGCAACTAGCTCCTCCCCATAAGAATCTGTGTTAGCTAATATCATCCCCACGCCACCAGCATTTCTAACTTCCATACCCTTTTGCACTCTTGGATTTGATCCTCTATCACATACTACAACTTTCCCAGCAACTTTTTCTGGAATTAGAGTGTCACTCATGCACAGATGACCGTATGACTCGGTGCTTACATTGCTGGCATAAACAAGTGGTACTTGTGAATCAGGTAACGGTTTCCCGTTATAGAGTGATACACCAGTGTAACTCCTTCTGTTTCCAAGGTTAACAACTGCGGGAAAATCACGGTCCAAAGTTCCGGCACCCACGGTGGTTATCCATGGCGCTACATTGGTTAGACTTCCGGGACCAGGTCCACTATTTCCTGCCGAGCACGATACAATGATACCCTGGGCTGTTGCGTTGAAAGCTGCAGTGGCAATAATGTCATTGTAGTACTCGGATACCCCTCCCCCAATAGACATGGATATTACATGGACTCCGTCTTCGATGGCTTTGTCCATTGCTGCCACGATGTCGGAGCTGAAACACCCACCAAGCCAGCACACCTTGTATGCGGCGATTCGGGCCCGTGTGGCCATACCACGAGCTATCCCAGAAGCATAGCCAAAGAGGTTAGCTCCTGCAACGGCCGATCCAGCTGCTGTGGTTGAGGTGTGAGTTCCATGGCCATCATCATCCCTAGGTGATTTTGATTCCGTCTTTGGGTCAATTGATCCAAGTGCAAGTTCATACCCTTTCGAGAAAAACTTTGCGCCAATAAGTTTGCGGTTGCAGCTCGATGACAAAAAGTTGGTCCCAACCTCACATCCACCTTTCCAGCCACTCGGTACAGGCCCCATCCCCGTGTCGTCAAAGCTCTTAAGCTCAGGCCATACACCTGTGTCGAACACCCCAACAATCACGTCGCTCACCTGGTTGGACGTGGGAAAGAGAGCCTCGGTATTCTCTAATCCGAGGAACTCAGGCGTCCGAGTTGTGTGCAGCTCGTATCTCACTTCAGGCTGGACACTGAGGATTCCCGATTGCTGTTCAAGTGACTCGGCTTCCTCGACGGTTAGCTCTGTGGAGAAGCCATGTATTGCGTTTTTGTAAGTGTAAAGCATCTCCGCCGAGTCCGATACTGATTTTAAAGATGCTGCATACCACTGAGAATGATCATTGAAACTCGCTGGCATGCTGGTCTTGTCCACCTGAACTATGTAAGTCTGTTTTGTTTTCCGGCTTTGCTCTTCTGCCGCGGCGTATACGCAAGCAAAGATTACGAGCACAAGAACCATATGTAGAAACCTGAAAGCCATAATCTTCATCCTCTCGCGGTGTCTTTGTGAGAGTGAGGTGGATTTTCAGGCTATTCAGAGAGTATAGATGTTTGCCTATTTCTGTTTCTGAAATGCAATACGGAAATGAATATGAGCTTAGACATTGCAGGTCAAGACAAAGATGGGCTAGTCATGACTCATCCATAGAAAAATACTGGGTTAAGGGCTGTTTAAGCTTCGTTTGatctctcaattcatcttaattcatcattataattttttcaaatttcaatacaaaatataataaacaatttaactttatcaaatctcaaaataataataatattaaaaataatattttaacaatattttatcattttaatttaactcaactcaattcagttcaacatttaaatacagtctcaaaaatgaaatgaaatagttttagatgaaagatgaaagttgaaaaaaatattattattattttataatttgaaaagttaaattatttattatattttatataaaaattttaaaaaaattataataatgagataaaatatttttcgaaTAGAGAGATTgggactcgtttgtttttaaagatgagataagatgagattaaagttaaaaaattaaataaaatattgttagaatatattttttaatattatttttgttttgaaatttgaaaaagttgaattttttattttattttgtatgagaatttaaaaaaattataatgataaaatgagataaaatgagatgaaatgtttcctgaaaacaaacgaagccttaaagATAGACAAAATCTAGAATCTAATATTCGGAGGTCAAGAACTTTTGACAAAGCGCAGAAAAATGGCATTTGTTTAGTCGTCCATGGAGAATCGCACCCAGCTACAGAAATGGATGGAGCTCATTGAGTGGACTAAAGTCTTCCAAACAAGCCACTAATGCCATTAAACTTTACAGGTCAGTGTCCGGATGAGCCAGCCAATGTCATTAGGTTGCTTGTTACTTTGAATTCATATGCTATAATGTGCATCCAAGATTTCAATCACTTCTTAAATATTACATGGCAATTGATTAAGCTTTTGGATCGTGACACGTGCGGTTGTATACGTAAATACTTCATATCATCGACAGGGCGGTGTGAAAACGAAAAATATCAGCCAACCACATTATTCGGCTCAATGCATGCCTTTGCACATGTCCAAAGAAGATGCCATTATGCAGGCCTTGACGTAcgaataaaatgttattttcaaactgattaattcatcttatttttagaattcttttcaatttatcttatctaataattataatttttttaaatttatatataaaataaaataaacaatttaatattttcaaatttgaaaataaaagtaatattaaaggaatatattataataatattttatttaatttttaactttaatctcaactcatctcatttcatctataaaaacaaacgagccttaaattgatgaataaaatgactaaattaatcattatttttttactaaattaacagcaaaagaaagtgaaaactTGAAGGCAATCTTTCTTCTCATCATCACGTTTCACAAAGGGGGAAAAACCGAATTTTGAGGAGGAAAAAGGTCACAAAGTAGCTGAATTGGAATCACAAGTTGCAATTAACTCAATTTCAGTGATGAATGGAAAGTGTTATGTCTTCTTTTTGGGTTAATCGATTATGCCTTTCCGTCAACCACCCACTCACAAAAAAACTACTTAAAAACTCTTATCCATAAAGGTTTAGTGGGATGGCCACTAATGATTTGATCTTAGGAATAATGAGAAAAGAAGGCATTTGGTCCTTTTTTAGGACACTCTTTTCTCCATCCATAAGCCAATTACCTTTGTACCTAATGGCATCCCATAATCATAGAGGTGTCATGCCTTCGTAAGGTAAAGTACCCAATAAATATACACTTACATAAGaacacatatttaaaaaaaaaaacaaataagtgTACCTCTTATCAGCATCCATAAATggattaaatatataataataagaataataacaaCAAGCAAATTGTATTATGTGAGAGATTGACGTAAAGATgattaaaattttctatacaaattttagttaaataatgagaaatactttagtcacaatTGTAAATCTACATATTGACGTGACTTTGATGTGataaattagattataaaattatttttataataagataaatctaatagtattatatgaaataatatcaattttatgtgttaattttTACTAGATATGTTTATATTTGTaacaaagtaattaattaattatgtttgaTGATTTTTCATGATGAGTTAGGTCGAAAGTGTAAGATTTCTCCCACAATATCGGCTATCCTCGTGGAAATTAGCTGGAATGGGCCCGCCCCACTAATAATTGATGATTATGAGATGAGAGAGCACTTTCCATTGCTTAATAATGTCTGGTAGGAATCTCGCAGCAGGGGAATAAATTGATGGCgtgtaataattttataaaattttaattgaaacGTTTTTCATCATTCGAAGAGATAAAGATATATCATATGGTTTGTAATCTTTACTTTCATccgaattataaaaaataattgagttagaaaattatatatcataaatattatttctttagagtttttgtatattaaaactataaaatataaaaatattgttgccGAAAATATGAATGGATTCGTGTTGAAAAAAATCTCGAGCCATTATTTGTGAACAAAATGATTTTATCGATGACggtaatattctattaatattaagaatttAACCAAATCAACATTCGATAGTCTTTAAACTTTTAGAACCTTCACAAAATGTACATACACAAAATGTtggtatatgtgtatatatcccccttatacttaaaaaagCTATAAAcgtgaacagtaataaacagttatacgtgaacagtaataaacagtaaattttttttagcttttcttcTCCCCTTTACGTCCATCTTTGCATCCGCGTCCCTCTCTACATCCTCACATCAAAATCACTATAAAATCACagtaaaatcaccacaaaatcaaCACACAAATTACCACAAAATcatcacacaaatcacaaaatcaccacacaagtttccacacaaatcacaaatcaggGGTTGTCAGTTGGAGGAAAGGAGGAAGTGGAGGGGTTGTAGGCGAAGGACgaggctggtggtggtggtgcggtgccGTAGGGGTAGCTAACGATGGTGCTACAGGGAGAAACCCATGCGTGTAAAGGAAGAGAGACAGCTACAGGCTTTGGCCTATTgcgggggagagagagagaggtctgtggGGACGAGATCGGCGGACTACTGGTAGTGGTGTAGTGCCGTAAGGGTGGCTAACGACGGCGCTACGAGGAGAAACCCATGCATATAGCAGAAGGGAGAGGGCTACGGGCTTCGGCCTGTTGCGGAGGGAGAGACAGAGGTCTGTGGAGACGAGATCGGCATGGAAGGTTGGCGATGACTGGGCTTGGTGGTGGCGCGGTAGCGGCGGCCGGTGGTGCTGAGAGGAGCCgaggagaagagagattgagagggagaggggcgtgcggctggagggagggaggagagagagggaataggaaaaaatgaggggaaaagttagggtttgagattttaaatctcaaactCTTCATCTTGAATCTTCAGAATTGATTCAACAGTGGAGGTTaaacacattaaaaataaactaaattaaaatagataattaaaatataaattcaactttaatttataaaatactaatcttttatcattaaataaatgatagagttttgttaaatatttttaagagaataaaatcatataaataattagagtttttaatataatttaaatctcataatattcttaattaactaaaatcatttagataaaatgattttttttgtgcTCCCTAAGTTATTGAGTAGTACGGTtgaattctacaattcatataatttgctaaaaaaaactatttctagaatattcaaaatcttttcattttcttattactCATATTACTATAACGTTTTGTTaatattatgatatttgtaagaatttatttttctgctcttgactaattaattttatttaagaaaatatattattttttatattttatggatattAGTCACTAAGAAAAAGTGCATTGTACGTCACTCTgcaactaatatatatatatatatatgcatatatgtgAGAGTATTAACTAGTTAATGATTACCTTCTAATAGCTAGGTTTGTTTTGAGGGTAAGGCTAAGAACAAAATGAATAGAATCATTAGAATCAGTTGCTATAGTTATTGggagttgttttttttttttttttggaataagttaTTGGGAGTTGTTCATGTGTCTTTATCCCTCCCATtcacatttattaaattaaGGCAATATTAAAAGGGAAATAATAGTCTCTTTCCCATGCATGAAGGTTGTCTGAACAATTTCAACGAAGTCATTGGAGTCGTCAAGTCGTTTGATTGGACAAGTTGGAGCTTACTCTGATTTGAACTTGGCAACCAACCAACATCCGCCAAACTTAAAACATTGCTTCAATAATTTAATTGTATTATCggttactattttattactattttattactatctatttattatttaaatacatttcaagcttttttatttttgtataatttttttaagtattttttaacgtctttaatcactaaaaaaaattaaaaaatatataattttattaatactcactttcttaatcattaagtaaaataaaaaaataaaaaaaattaaatacaaaaagagtgatagatgaatagtaataagatagtaaCCCTATCAATAAGTCAATTATTAAACGACCTATTTCTATAAGGAAAAGCAGAAAAAAAATGCTACTATTATTGTTCAAAATTATTACTcgatctttttttattttacttagtaattaagaaattaattattaataaagttatatatatatatatattttaatttttttaaggttaaggatgttaaaaaatatattttaaaaaaatgataaaaaaacaaatcccactaatatttttttgattaacaatctttaaaatttcttaccaaacttaaaatccaaaatggGAGAActtatgaaatgaattttataaaatccacttaaataattataactattataagACCTACTTCATGAATATTTTATATGTcaaatctctctcattttaagaattttaatattaaggTTAAATAATCTAAATCTAATTTCAATATGATTCTTATGATTTATTGTTGTGAAAAGTGGTTGTTAGTACGTATAATGGGATCGAGGCTGTTTAAAATTCTTATCTGAATTTAAAGACTTTCAAGTGGAAATGAAATAGACACGTAAgatattttctatattatttattgtataatttataaagtCAGAAATATTTGCTATAAATGCTTTAGATGTATCTTTTCTCTCACTTGgggttttttttcatatataatgaaCTCTAATTATATAGTTTGCTCGGACAGGTTGTCATAAGGTAGTCACATCGTCTCCCTTGCAACAACTAAACTTTAACTACCCAAGAAACGTTGAAACTTTTCGCTAGCCCAGCTCGTTTTCTATATGGGCCTAATCTGTTcaaaaaggcaaaaaataaCTCTGTTCGGCCCATTATGTACGTTCAAAGCCTTGCGGCTCACAATCCACGTGGAGTTGCTACTTGCTAATAACTTCTACTCGAGCTATATAGTATTGCTAATTCTATCATACATATATTCGTTAAAAGGATGACGCTATCATGTTGTCCAGCTCTTATCGTAAGGCATGGATGGCTCCTAGTgtaatctcaattttttaaatatttttaaaaaatacacaaatttactATTAGTAGCTTTGTGCCTTtgttaaacatttaaaaaagaaaaattaaaatactagcAATCAAACCCAGGGGcaaactaacattttcctttgttAAAATCTTCAAGGGTGGTGCTACTCATCTCCCTCATTTTGCCCCCTTACCACTAGTTCAAATTggttttttgtatgtttttttttttaattgtttaaatgttaagagtaatgctactctctgttttaagattttattatatcagCCATATTTGCAGATATTATACatctacataattttttattcaagtaattgacatacaaaattatttatgatgtaTTATATCAActagtatgatttttttttttatataaaaaaaaactattatgaTTTAGGGGAACAAAATTTACAACGAAAtactttgatatttttcttatatcatTTCTCGTAGTTAAAAAAACAATATGCATATcccaaaagataaatattttattcacaaaaaaactcacaaaaataaatctataaatttatatgatttcatataatatgtttgGAAGGGGTCTAATTCTCTCTCGAGGGCCTGCTAGATCGTATCATGGGCTTAGATCGTAGCACAGCCCGATAACCTAGTTAATCCAAAGCATAGTCCAATCCAAACATATTCTAGTTAGAGCCGAAGAAATAACTACCCGAGAATTTCGAGAAAATGGCTATTAGCTCattcaaagataaattaaaCCCCAATAACCTAAAcgcttgaatttcaaataatggGTGAGATGGTTATCGCACAACAACATGAATCATCATGAGCTCTATTTATATCATCCAGGTATGATTATGAAACCTATATGAATGAATTGTTAGAGAgattttcattatcttcattGACTTAGGTATTAGAGGCGTTCTCTCGAAGCTCCAAGTCTCATTCCTCTTTGGTTGCAGTGATCGTGTGTGCGCGAAGGTGTGAGTCACGTCCAAAAcaatgttagattgtaaagctaTCTACATCTAACGTATcgatttgtaaatttatttttctagatattcatttttcatttaaatctacCACAACTGGCTTGCTCACCAACTTGGCACCCTTTGTAAATCATGCAGATCGCTCTCGTCACCAGAACAGCTCACACGCGCCGGCTCATGGCGCCCGCTTTCCGTGGGATACCCGCCTCCTAATCTGCCGCAACACCTCCGgacctatatatatttatagatataattCCGAGGTTTCAACTCCCAGCTTACTACATACACGTAGCGAGAAGGATAAGACAGCGCGCGAGGAATATTAATTAAGTGGTAAGCACTGACCTTTGATTCTATGATCTTTTCTCACATATGTATCCAATATATAGAagcatttaattttaattcaatttgcTACGTACgttttctttatatatgtacTCTTTTACTTGAGAGATTCTTGTGTTGTTTTGCAAAAGTGCAGTTGCATTTCGAGCGAGAGCAGCCATGGGAAGAAATAATGTGGTTTCATGGAATCTCAGTTTCTTGGTTTTGGGGCTCTTTAGCCACGTACTGGTCGAAGCTAGCAGAGAAGGGAGGTTCACGAGTGGTGAGAGATATGGTTTGGGTAATGGGGTACGCAGTAGGTTTAGTGAAGAGGCTGGCCATCTAGGGCTTACAGCTGGTGGTTACGACGGAGGATACGGCGGTTGGAGTGGCTCTGGTGGAGGGTATGGCAATggtaatggtggtggtggttatgGCTCGGGCATTGGTGGTAGCGGTGGAGGGGTTGGTAAAGGAGGGGGCTCGGGTGATGGCAGCGGTACTGCGGGCCAAGGTGGTGGGTATGGTTCAGGTGGTGGTAATGGTGGCAATGGTGGTGGTTTTGGTGGTGGATGGGGCAATGGTGGGTCTGGTTCGGGAGGGGGAGGAGGTGGTGGCTTTGGGTTTGGGAATGGGGGCGGTAATGGTGGCGGAGGTAAATATGGCTCAGGCTATGGTGGGGGATCCTACAATCCTCCTGgaacaaactaaaatgaattttaCTTAGTCTGATTTAAAATGGATAACAAGGATGACTTTTCTCCAGGATATAAAGGCCCAAACAATGTTTCAAGTCTCTTTGGGTTTTAGCTTGCCGTCCAAGTATAAAGCTTTAGCTATATTATGTAATAAATCAAAGTAACTGTCTAGCTCTTATTAATTTGCTAATGCCAGGTGCCTTCATCATTATCAATTGCAAATCTGCTTTCGCAGAGAatacttgtgtgtgtgtgtttattcTCTTTTGCTCTTTTTGTGGAACACTCAATAATCTGTTCCCAGTCAATTTTTCCAACCAGTTGTGCAAAGTCATCTCTGCCAAAGATCGTTCTAGGTCTTTGGATGATAAGTTGTAAGAAAGATAAACAAGTCAAGCTACCCTTTTTAATGTTTATATGCCTCGTAAAATCGAAATAAATCAGAAGCAGTACCCTACGTTGTTTTGCTATCAAGAACACTATCGTTCTGTTTCATTATCCAAAAGCCGCGtcaatcaaaaaagaaaaaatgtcaaAACGTTGCAAGGAAAAGCATCCGTGAAAAAACTTCCACGTAAAGTCAGTAGAGCAATAACTTCTATGTCAATTCTATATACATCAGCAGGTAATGAATCTTAGGAACCCGAGATAATTATATTCACACCCATAACATATGCACAATACATACATAACATATGTTTTATAAGAACACAGCATCATGATGAACCCAGGACACATAAATGGTAAGCGTAAACAGCACAAGAATGAAGAACCTCTCAGACTGTAAGCTTATTCTAGACTTGGAGAT from Juglans microcarpa x Juglans regia isolate MS1-56 chromosome 4S, Jm3101_v1.0, whole genome shotgun sequence carries:
- the LOC121262846 gene encoding subtilisin-like protease SBT1.7, whose translation is MKIMAFRFLHMVLVLVIFACVYAAAEEQSRKTKQTYIVQVDKTSMPASFNDHSQWYAASLKSVSDSAEMLYTYKNAIHGFSTELTVEEAESLEQQSGILSVQPEVRYELHTTRTPEFLGLENTEALFPTSNQVSDVIVGVFDTGVWPELKSFDDTGMGPVPSGWKGGCEVGTNFLSSSCNRKLIGAKFFSKGYELALGSIDPKTESKSPRDDDGHGTHTSTTAAGSAVAGANLFGYASGIARGMATRARIAAYKVCWLGGCFSSDIVAAMDKAIEDGVHVISMSIGGGVSEYYNDIIATAAFNATAQGIIVSCSAGNSGPGPGSLTNVAPWITTVGAGTLDRDFPAVVNLGNRRSYTGVSLYNGKPLPDSQVPLVYASNVSTESYGHLCMSDTLIPEKVAGKVVVCDRGSNPRVQKGMEVRNAGGVGMILANTDSYGEELVADAHLLPTAAVGQKAGDAIKKYILSSHDPTATIGKVETNLGVQPSPVVAAFSSRGPNPLTPGILKPDLIAPGVNILAGWTGKAGPTGLENDTRHVSFNIISGTSMSCPHVSGLAALLKASHPEWSPAAIRSALMTTAYTAYKNGETIIDVASGIASTPFDFGAGHVNPVAALDPGLVYDATVDDYLRFLCALKYSSDQIKKATNRDFTCDSSKNYSTGDLNYPSFAVPLTTASGKGGGLGVSSTVKYTRTLSNVGTPATYKVVVSPSKVPSVKIVVEPESLAFNGAYEKKSYTVTFIATSMPSGSTSFAHLEWSDGTHFVRSPVAFTWT
- the LOC121262744 gene encoding ctenidin-1-like: MGRNNVVSWNLSFLVLGLFSHVLVEASREGRFTSGERYGLGNGVRSRFSEEAGHLGLTAGGYDGGYGGWSGSGGGYGNGNGGGGYGSGIGGSGGGVGKGGGSGDGSGTAGQGGGYGSGGGNGGNGGGFGGGWGNGGSGSGGGGGGGFGFGNGGGNGGGGKYGSGYGGGSYNPPGTN